From the Pleurodeles waltl isolate 20211129_DDA chromosome 6, aPleWal1.hap1.20221129, whole genome shotgun sequence genome, the window CAGGTAGACATCCAGGGAGCGTGACCTGGAGCTGACCCTGATGCGGTCGTTACCACTCTCAATCCCACTAGAGCTGGGTATCCCGCCCAGGCACACACCAGCAGCTCCGCCCCAGCACGTTAACCCTCAGACAGCTCTCTGGGGCACCCAAGGCAAGAGCTGACCAAGAAACAAGAGGGCGGGTCCATGGGAATGGTGAAGTGCGAGTAAGGCGATGACGCGTCAAAGGTTCGCACTCATTACATGACCTGAAAGCCACCATGGCACTGGTGACAATGACGTatgcaaaaaaaaagtgatggcttgAATGTGtgcacattccagtccatcattattaTGCACCCTATGCCACCTTATTTTTAGAATCaagtcatgtgcaaatcagtcttgaccctactccaataggaacagtccagcctgagctgccaggccaggtcctccctgaaatacTAAATATGGGGGTGACTAATGAGTGATATGGCGCTCCTGCTTCTTTAACAATTCTATTTTTAGTGCacggtgccaaatactggggttgcACCCTCCAACCTCCCCAAAAGAAGTAACAAAATGTCACCTATAATCAAATAAACGGTATTAGCACACATGCAATGATATAAAGAAAAATGTATGATAACCAGTAAATATCATACTAataaattgcaaattttttacacaTTCCAAATTAAATTTAATATAACAATTTTTTTTACACACTTTAGAAAATGTCATCTAACCGATATGATGCATATAAAGTTCATAATATTATTCTCATCCAATTATCATGATTTCCAcattaaaataatatttgtttccaCACTGAAATGTTCTTGCTTAATGGTTGAACAAATTAATCCCAAAAGTTCATCAAATTCCAAAATAGGTACAATCCAATTAATGGTTGAACGAATTAGTCCCAAAAGTTCATCAAATTCCAAAATTAGTGCAATCCAATTCAAAGATTATCCATGAATGAGTTTCCATCCCATCGtcccgttgtcaacacgtgtttcatcctgggagtacccatggatttcttcaggacctcctacaacagtATTATATATATGATCTTGTAATATTTATAATCACTTTTAATTATTGACATTTCAATCTATATAGGTGTATTGTGAGAACCCAATTGTTACCATTAAATTTCATCAAATTTCATGCTGCGTGTCTTTAATGATTATCAAAAAATTAAGTGAGCATACTCTTATAAGTGACTATAACCACTCCTGTGATCAAGCATATTTTAATTTTATAGTGCTGTCCATACATGACCATTTCCCTCCAATACCTAATATACCAATCATATGAGCTTAATCCATGCTGTGTTCATACCTTTAACTAATTGTTCCAATCGTCAAATTATTGATGTGTCCCTTGACTTCTATTCAATATAAatcgtcctccctgaaccagaacacaagcaaagcATGACTGGTTGCACCCTTATTAGGGGTAATCAGCTGAATATAGATTagttccagtggcgcagtgtgcactGTATCTACGCCTGGGCATACCTGTCACGCTTAGGGCATcagaaacaaggtgatggatagattgcttgaattaatctcagtcacagtTAATCACTCAGAACGTTTTTGTACACTTCAATGTGACGCCATGAGTGAGACGGGctagcccagatgtgggtcccgtggaCACTATAACACAGAAACCAATCTATACCTGACTAAAGAGCCACAATAtgggcaaaactggtcttgggttgctgtgttttggtgcaggggtgtccagacctggcagttcaggctggattgtacCCATGGGAGCAAAGTCAAAACTGGTTTGCATATGGatagatccaaactgaggtggcatggtgtgcaaattgGCAATGGAGTGGGATGGGGCCtgagtaactaccagtggctgagattaattcaaactttccaatccatcacctttttgtatacTGGCGACACTGAGAACATTTGACAGAATCCCTGCATGGCAGTATTTGGGGAAAGCATGAAAAGCTGACACTAGTGAGCTTTGAAAGATGCTGGCAATGGGAGAGAGTGAGATGCAGGAACTGGCGGACATTTTGAAGATCTCTCACAGGTAGATATACAGGTGCAACTGATGGGAAGTTTGAGGAGCTAGCACTGGTGGGCAGTATAAACAAGTAGCTCTAGCTGTCAGTGTGCCCGGGTGGCAGTGCGAGCAATGTGAGAAGCTGGCACCGTGGGCAGTATGAGAAATTGAAACTGGTCTCTATTATGAAGAGCTTATACTGTTGGGTGGTGTGAAGAAATGTCATGAAGATGAAGTACCCAGTGTACCTCTTGACCTGGCCGAGTGTTCTTGTCCATGGAATGTTGTCTGTTAATGTCTAGAATGTTCTCTTTCCCTGATTCCACTAGTGTCTGCTCCaagggtcagggaggacctggaggCTGAGCTGTAAACTTCGATTACTCCTAGTGGAGATTAGTGTTGATTAAGTACTTGAACTTTATGTGTGACCTGAAACTggaaatgaaagaaaagagaaCAATTTGGACAAGAAAGCCCACCTCCAGTGCCTGACCATCAGGCAGCTTTGCAGAAGTAGGAAGCCTTTTGAATTGCACAAAGATAGGCTGCGGCACCGGAacaactgcacctgccacacactAGGCTaatggagtttggaccctgttctgcgttACTGGCCCAGGGAAAAGTTGATTATTGTTGTGTCCCTTTCTTGACTGGTGGCTTTCTTATTTCGTTGTCTGGTgttgttaaatgttttacacattgttcctttgctaagccttgctgctccgtgccatagctaccaaagggttgagctaaGGGGTGAGCAAATAactctgactggacccaaaaagataaAATGCAAGTGTACTGCACGACAAGGCTCCAACCTTGCGCTAGAGTACACCTATTTTCTTACAGTGAGAAGCCCACACTCCTGGATGAGTTAGAAGCTGCTAAGAGGGTACTGTGAGACATTGGCACTTGGCCCAATGGAGCCCTGTGCGAAGCTGGAACAAGTGAGCAGGGAAGAAAGATAGATTTGATGGGCAGCATGAAGATTCTTTTAAGGGTAGTTTGAGAAATGTTAATTGTGGGGGCTATGGAGGGGAGCACCCTCTTGATGGACATTAAGAGGAGATGGAACTTGTGTGCAATGAGGAGGGCAGTCCTCTTGTGACAATGCAGTGTATGTGTAGATTGAGGGTGATAAGACAGGATTTCACAGAGTAATGCAAAGGGATGTGTGGGGTCCCTGGGTGTGAAAATGGCACTGGAAAGATACAGAGGCTCTATAAGACGGGATATCGAAATAGCCTGGAAATCGTATGTCTCAGAGGTGGGGAAAGACATTAAAAGCTGGGCATTTGGATTCTATGCAAATTACCCTGTGATAAGCTGAATAAGCGGTTCTATAAAGCTGGACAAGAGAGCTATACACAGTAATGTTTTCTAAAAGAGTTCATGATTTGGGGTGGGTATAAGGGAAGTTGGAACCAGTGCCGACTTTAGGGCGGGTACTGACCTCGGGCAAGGGGGTGCTATGTTTAGCACTAACTTACAATTGAAAAGCACCTGCTGCacagttccttgtgcgtccagctttcaggcagccatacaaatatcaagataactcttgtgagaaatgttcctgctggagagagagagagagatcagagtttttttTAGAGGTAGGTTTTTTGACACACCATACATAGTGCAtagggctaatatgcctgctgcaaagaactgatCTTTATGTGGGtaggtgagtggattagtaaacccagcctttaccagtgctttaaaacaaagtgtttgtatgtgagagaggggctatggaaagatgagaggcaattttgctgagtggtagtgagggaatccaaggaggaggtcatggtggaGGGTGCCAAACAGAGATGGTCGCACCAGGAGCCacaagcgctaaagccagcccttgcTGGAATAGAGATGGAACAGAGTAGCACAGGCTGAAAGCATACACATTCCACGGTCAGGGTCTGACTAGGGCAGAAAACAGGTCCAGGCATCAAAGATAAAAGAGGCCCCATTgccaatcagatagctaaaaaagagaCACACATTTGCTAATTGGGCTCTTCTTAATTCGTGCATACATGCTGTTTATGTGTACTGCAAAGTAAAGGAGACTCCATGCATGTGTGCTTGCTGCCagcaatgtttgtggtaacatcagggaaatcagcactaaaaacaggcccagcaatccataaaacaggcccacaaacagccaaaacccAGACCACGCACACGAATCTGTCACACCTGCCCTtttggcactgccagattgccctgtaggccagtctgATCCTTTCCTTGATTGTACCACTGGGTGCGCTGTGCACTATGGGTTCAATAACAGGTCGTGCACTAGGGAGGCTGCTAGGGGCACTCTGAGCGTTTTTCCTTGCGTCTGGATCACCCGCCAGCGACCCCAAACAGGAGTTCgtttgaaggggtggggtggggagagcgcctgcaggtgtgggggaggagggggcggCGGGGTCCCACAGACAGCTCTACGTTGCTGTTTGCCAGTGCAAGCAGCCGACTAGCAGGGCTGGAGGCGGCCCATGGAGACCAATGCCCCCGCAGGGACGGACAGGGAGCAGAGCTGGGGTCCCAAAGGAGATCTGAGCACCGACGGACCCCACGACGGAGAGCTGTGAGCAGCGAGTGAAGCTATTGGCCCCAAAAGATCGGAGCAGCCAGATTCCCATGGATAACCATGCACACCAGGCATATCTATGAGCAGACAAGGAGCCTCAGCAGCAGATCAGTGAGCAGCTAGAGCGCACATTTAAGATGTATGAGCAGCCAAGGCGCTTCACAGGCAAGATCAGCGAGCAACGAAGTACCTGCAAGGGGGTGTGTGAACTTCCAGGGCACCTCTACAGGTCTGTGATTACCCAAAAGTAGCGCCTCGGAACGGGGACAAGCACGTCAAGAGCAGggccgaaagaacccaaagggaGTGGTCTTAGAAACCAGGTCATCCGGGGGAGAGATTGCTGAGCAGCTAACGGAGTGGCGGTACACAGGGAACCTAAACCCAGGCCCCCAAGGATACCTGTGTGCACCGGACCACCCTAAGGGGTCCGATGAACAGCCAAGGGACATCGGCTTAGATCAGCGAGCTTCTTGCGCACTCAAGGAAAATTTGTCGTCACTCACCCGAGAGAGGCGCCCCTTAGAGGCCGGGACCAAAAACACTTGGGGAGCTCGACGATTCCCCCACCATCGAGTGTAGATTCGGGGGCCGACAGCCCATGTAGGGTCTCTGTTGGCTCAACCAGGATGTCGGAGCCGAGCAACGCATCCCTCGCAGAGGAGCCCTCCAAAGACCTGGCCGGCGACAGGCCACCCTACTCGTATGTGGCCATGATCGCCATGGCCATCGAGGAGAGCCCGGAGCGGCGGCTATCGCTCAGCGACATCTACGCGGAGATTGCGCGGCGCTTCCCTTACTATGCCCGGCGCAGCCCCCGGGGCTGGCAGAACAGCGTCCGCCACAACCTGAGTCTCAACGCCTGCTTCGTCAAGGAGCCGCCGGGCGGCCATGGCCCCGCCAGGGGCCACCTCTGGGCCGTGGACCCCGCCTACCGAGACATGTTCGACAAGGGCATCTACCGCCGGCGGCGGAGAGCGAAGAGGCCTAGGCCGGGTCCACCCTCGTCCGCGGGGTCTGGCGCGCCCTCGCTCAGGGGGTATTACCCGGCCTTTGCCACGAGACCTTCGTACCCGCCGTCCACAAAAGAGCTTTACTTAGAACCGTCCAGTATTAAAGTGCCCTACCCGGCCTCGCACAAGGTACCTTCCTCAGTTCCGCCCCACGCCACGGACCTTTCTCTGGCCTCGACCAAAAGTCCTTACATGCCTCCCTGCCCATATCCAGCCGCCTTCCTCCACCCTGAGGCCAGCTACCTCCTGCATCCCGGTCCTGGCCCAGCCTATCACCTTCTGGGGAACACCTGGGGGTCCACACCCATCAGCCCGGTTAACCCCCAGTCCCTACACTTGGCCCCCATGTATCCACACAGCCAGGCCTATGGGTCCTTCCACGGGCTGCGCGGCCTGGCCCCCCTGGTGTGCGCGGGAAGGTACAGCCCCGGAGAGGCAGGTGGTTACCCACCAGAAGGGCCCAGTTTGCACTTCTGGGAGCAGGAGAGCCAGCACGGGCCCTTCTACCCCTCAGCAATTGAAACTGAGGGCACAGGTCCCAATTACACAACGCCTTCCGAAGAGGCAGACGATTTGTCCGGAGGAACCTGCTCATAGCCCGGAGTGTTAAAGGTTCCTGAAGATACAAAGCCTTTGCGACCCGAGGGGCATGGTTTGCTGACCCCATCAATTTGCATTATGTCCCAAGTAGCCAGCCCTCTCTTCCCCGAGAAATTGATATTTTATTCTCCTGTGGAGTAGGGTCTTCCAGGCGAGTATCCTAGGCTCCCTTCCAAGTAACTGGACACTACTCTGTTCCCTTAGTAACTGTACCGGTGCCTTTAGTAGTAACTGTCTCAGTCTTATTAAATAAAGCTAGCTGCCCCTATTCACCGGTGTCTGTCCTCATTAACAAGACACCTTTGTCCTAACTACAGGGCTTTCTGTCCTGATTAACTAGGTAGGCCCTTCTGTCATGATTAACCAGCCCCTGTTTCTCAGGAGCATTGACCTGCCCCCTTTCTCTCTGCATCAAGAACTCTCGTTTTAAGTAATTGCTCCTAGAAGCCTTCCAGGAGGTTATGATCCGGTGTGGCTGCGCACTTAAATACTTTTATGAAAGTTTAATGCATTTTGTGCCGTACCTGTTGTACTTGAAACTGACAGCATTCCATGTAGTTACATttaaatgtttgtttcattttgctCATTAGTATATCAGAAGTGTACCAGCCGAAAAACTATTTTTTCATCAATAGttgctttttttttctatttcacagAATGAAGTGGgtttacaatattttattttaaaaacttttGTTCTAAACGTTTTTGCACTTTCTATGGGCGTTAAGGAAAGGCGCCAACATCATTTGATGCTCTTTATTCGGAAACAAATCTCATATTTGTTTAAAGGTACCTCTGAGTTTCTTTGCTGTTTGTTTAATGAGCAGAAATATGCAGTGAAAGTATTTTTAGGAGTGGTGTGTACAGTTGACAGAATTAAATATTTTTCTTACTATTGTTCTTTCTTACGCCGCAAAACCGAAGTCATTGGTATGAAAGTCTGGAAACCGATATTGAAAGGACAAATACCATCTTTAGGAAAAGCCTGATTTTTATAACTGCCTCTCTTATACGTTATACAAATTATTTTGCGAGTTTACACATTTTTCACTGTTAAACTTTGAATGCAATGATTGAATACATGAACTTTTTCGGTGTTCTGACATCAGTTTCAATtatattgtttaattatttttgtgcAACGTTGCCTATAGAGCacttatttctgtgtgtttttgtaAAGTTGAAGATTTGCCATTCAAAGAATAAAGATATGTTTTTCTAAGAACTTCATTTCTAGCTTATCTTTTTGAATTTATAAAAGCTTTTCTCTGTTTTGTAAAACAAGGTGTTCTGCAAGTCAGTGATATCAAATCATACCTGCTGTGAAATGCCAGATGGGAGAGCATTGCTTAGCCATATCAATGAAGATCTGATGTTCTCTTCGAGAGCACTGCCCTGCAAACCGTCCACATAGGTCCACACAAACCCTTTTTATAGTTtagtgcaaatgtgcatgtgtgatgtctagcataggttttgtactggaaggatgtcCTTCAATTTCAAAATACTAAGCTTAAGCTAATTTTAAAACGTTTGGCACATTAGATGTTTGCTGTACTGTGAACTGCACATGTGTATGTGAGAAATGTTAAGAGAAATACAAACATTTCCAGTTGTTAGCACCTGCCTCAaagaagcattattttttttacacaaacccctGTATACCAATTTTAGTAGACACAGCTTTGAGTCAAAGCCCATGGCTGGTAGAGTGTGAAAACACATGTGATGCCTCCTGGATGCAAGACTTTGCACCAGTATGCTTAATTTTGTGCCTCTGCAGCGGGACAAACACCTTCCTCTAAGTAACCACACCAATTCTAAGAACGCGAAACAAATGTTACAATACAATACTTGAACTTTTTACCCCTTGGACACAGGGGCCCAGATTTATTATCGGTCACACAGTGGAGTACTGCGTGGAAGAAAACTTTTGCTGCAACAATTGTGCAGCAAGAAATCTATAGAGTCATACCCCGATGATGTCATCACCGGATTTGCACATAATTCTGGTTTAGCTCTAAGCCTAGCTCTACAGTGCAACGGCGAGGTAGTGGAGTCTTGCATGTAACTTCTGCTGGAGACAAATTTACTGAAAGAACTGCTAGGCCACGCTGGAGAAATGACAAGAGGAACGCTGCCGAGATTTTGTAACAAGTCCAAAGTTGTTTTCCATAGCAGATGCGTCAAAACCCAGAGATACCTCTGTCAAATCTGAAACCTAGGTTGTTTTTACTGAGGAGTTGAGTTTTGCTCAAAATTTTAGTGTAGGGGAGACTCTTATTGGTAGTCCAGGGAAGACCGAGCAGAAtggtgctttttgtgttttatacTTTGTACTACCAGGCTGTGGAGTTCTCTTGGGGAGGCACACGAGACGGCAGCATTCAGCCACTAAATCAGCTGCTTAAATCTGGACAGTTAGCATGTTGACTATAGGAGGGCTGGTGTGCAGACAACGTGCACCTGGTAGCGAGATGGCCGGGTGCTGTGGGCCACATGTCCACTAGGTAGGATGCAGTATGCAAACTAATTTTAATTTCCCTCCTGGGTTTTTCTAAAGCCAGTGGAGCTGCCAGAGTGGGCTGGGGGTGGTTTCGCAGATTGAAGTCAAACAGAAATCTGTCGCCTTGGTCCTGGAGAAGCTGCAGTTTGTATGAGCGGGCCTGGAACAGTGCGCAAACCGCTTCATCTGCCCATACTTTGGAGGATAGTTGCGCAAATGTGAGCAATCTTCAGGTTGGACGCGGGAGAAGCAGTCTTATGCTTCTGGACACGTAGACGTTATGACGCCTAGTACTCCTCACCACATGGGAGATGTGGGCGCTCTGGGAGAACATGTGATCTTAGAGACTAtcgccagggccactggaatgatgcgaTTCTGAGGCAGCAGTTTTTCCCGCACACAATTATGGTTTcgacacatttgccacataatccatcacgtgttgcataatctgcagaagttacatatataaaaaaaagtttctATCACAAAtatcaaaagttaccaaaaacgTGGCCCGTGTTTGcgggcagtggaaggccctttgtaaaGTTTAACCGGCCATCTTTCAATTGTTTATTTCCATTTGTTGTTGTTCAGCTGGTACTGATGAGGtaaaatctttgcccagacaggATTACCATGAGTAAAAAGATTAAACAAATATGTAATAATGTCATAAAATGTGTTGCATCATGCTGAATAATTTCTCTTTCATTGACACATAATTTAGTGAACGCTTCCACATACTTTAGTGCTCCCCTgccgcacaattccagtggccctgccataGTGGTTACTGAGCACCAAAACTGCCAGGTATAATGGGCGCTTAAAGTGACAACAGAGAACATTACTATTAATCACTGCTTTAAATTggtaggtactgtccggtactgagtacctgcacttctttaaattgaaagggagagaacctgcacttctcagtactgctgccaTACATTTAATGAGAGTGTACCGGCACTTCGCAGGAGCAGGCAGGTACTCTTAAAAGTGAGTACCTGTACTTCTGTATTTCAATTTAAAGCCAGCCAAGAACATTTCTAGCATTTCCGCCACCCTGCTCGGAAGATGAAAGCCTATGGACAGCTGTACCTGGGATGAGGCACCCTACAGAAAACTCCTTCCAGCTGCGGTGGGTTCTGAGAGGTAGAGGGCTCCGTTTATAATCTTACTGCACAACTATTGGCTAGCTCATGGTGTTCGTCTTGTAGAGCCTGGGAGGATAAAAGGGCGAAGGGGCTGGGTGGTGCCCCAGCTGTGTTGTGCCCAGCTCCACAGCCTATGGAATATGAAAGAACTGTTCTAATCTCCCTGGTTCACGTAACCccccaccacaacactcacacacacacactttgaacCAGCCTTTGAAGCACCTCTACCCGGGTCTAAGGCTTGTCATTTGGGCCAAACAGCTCCTAACCCATTATCACCGCGTGAAGCGTCTCACTGAAGCCAGTGCCCCTGGAAATCACGCAGTGCTCGGGAAAGGCCAGCTGCATGTCAGGTCGGGGCGTCTGAGAGCTCTGAGGCATTCAGTCTCTTGACAGGTAGAACCTCTAAAATGCACCTCAGCCGTTGACTAGcccttcctaaactacattttagcAACCGAACAGTTGATTGACACCGACTATTTGACCTGCAGTTCCTCATTATCTGGAGGATTCTCCCATTGGTTGCAGGGTCCAGGCAGAGTCCGCCTGGCCCGAGGAGATGCACGCTAGTCTCTCCGCAGTAGAGGCGGTTTTCTCAGTGCGGGAGTACATGACGATGCCTTCCTTCCGTAGGTAAATCATGTAGCAAAAGTACCGGTAAAGAAACTGTAGCCGAAGTTTGTCCCTCATTTACGACGCAGCGCTGGGGTGCgtgaatggttaaaaaaaaaaaaaaatgcgcaaTAACAGATTTAGATAACTCACGTGCCAATGACGTACTCGGAGCTGTTTTGGCGCGACAGGGAATGTTGTGCTGTGATACAAAAGGGGGGCCTGCAGCGAATTGTGTGAAAAGTGCACTTGAGGTACGCCCACAGTACAACTTTCAATCCGCTGGGAACCACTCGCATTTAAAATGCGCAATTTTGCTGCAATTAGCATTATATTTCGCTTGTCCTTGTTTGCGCCCGGTTTCCTTTGCTGTTAGATTAAGACAGGTATTTTAGGAGCTTATATATAAGCGGTTTGTGCTGGCGTAGCGTCACTTTTTCTGCCACTCTGCGTGTGCAAATCTCTCAGCCATATCCATGAGActgtgcaaagccactttgcatggcctcattgatatggagtaagacaaagcagcgcaagtcacttcatttt encodes:
- the LOC138301788 gene encoding forkhead box protein L3-like, whose amino-acid sequence is MSEPSNASLAEEPSKDLAGDRPPYSYVAMIAMAIEESPERRLSLSDIYAEIARRFPYYARRSPRGWQNSVRHNLSLNACFVKEPPGGHGPARGHLWAVDPAYRDMFDKGIYRRRRRAKRPRPGPPSSAGSGAPSLRGYYPAFATRPSYPPSTKELYLEPSSIKVPYPASHKVPSSVPPHATDLSLASTKSPYMPPCPYPAAFLHPEASYLLHPGPGPAYHLLGNTWGSTPISPVNPQSLHLAPMYPHSQAYGSFHGLRGLAPLVCAGRYSPGEAGGYPPEGPSLHFWEQESQHGPFYPSAIETEGTGPNYTTPSEEADDLSGGTCS